A segment of the Cutaneotrichosporon cavernicola HIS019 DNA, chromosome: 6 genome:
ACATACGACTGCACGTTGTTTGCCTTGAGGGCTTGGACAGACTTCCAGCGAAGCTCTTCAGGAGAGACGTCGGTTCCGAGGACGTTGGGCTCGTACTTGGCCACACCGAAGACGGAGGCGGGCCATTGCGGTCGCTCGGCGCtcagctcgaggcggatCGTGTCGTCGCTGAAGTTAGGAGGATAAATGGGGTTAGAGTTGGAAGGACTGCGCCACTCGTGCCCAGAAAGAGTGGTGCGGGAGGGAGTAGTCCATCTCGGAGTGGGCTGCGGAGTAGTGGCccaggacgaggtcggAGTATGACCGAACATGGAGCAAGGGTTGAACACAGTGGACGGATGGGAAGAACAGGAGCAGTAGATGGAGGGAGATGAGATGAATGGAACAAACAATCCTCACTTGAACTGGTACTTTGACTGGCCTGCAGCCGCCATGCGCTGGCCTAGTGGCTGCGAGTTGGCGGCTGAGAAACCTCCAAAACCGCCTTGCGAGCCCCGTGGTGGGTGCTGGAACCGGCAGCTGGTGCCGTAACGGCAattgctgctgtcagtggCGCAGTGGCTACATTTGTCTTACCCAGACAACCAGTTTCGGCAGACTTGTTGAGACATGGCGCTTGCGAGCTTGTTAGATGAATTGATGAAGGGATATAACTATGGATATCTAGATCATTGTTGATACAAATAGGTGGCAACTCGGTGGTGCCTGATAGAACTTATTTGTTCCCCCATTAGCACTTCTCATCTGCCCTGTCTCTCCAatctctcctctccgcgATCAGCCAACTTGACTACGTGAGCATCAAGTAGCgcgctcctctccatccGACGAGGTTGGTTTTCTACACTATACATGACTACAGTACTCTACATGTCTATGATCCACGAAAGCCAAGCTTCTAGGTAACGCTCATAGGGCTTCCTGCGCGACTTGTACGCCCGACGTTCCATGTCTCGGGAATACCGCCGAATAACTTGGGCTTGACACCGTTGACTAACTCGTCTTCAGGAGCCTTGCCGCCGTTGAGTAACATCGTCGGGTCCCACGTCCCGTCGCCGACACGCGATGAGAAGAACGTGCGCTTTCGACGCCCGTCTGGCTCGCTCCCGTCTGGCGACATTGAGGCCTGGCGCTTGGACGACGGGAAACCATTGACACGTGGGCGTGGGTTAGGACGCAAGGACAGACCGCCTTGCCGCCGGCTCCGATTGCGGTGAGCGTGGGCTCCAACATCCGAGTCAGAGTCAGATTCAGACTCCTCGCCCCCGCCGTTGCGCTGGCGGAATATTTCTGCTGGTCAGAGGCTGCGACAAGTCCATACTCACTTCTAATGcgctggtcgagctcgttgtccgggtcgtcgtcgtcctcgtccttgctGATACCCAGAACTCTGGAGAGCGGCTTGCTGGATACCTCGCGCATCTGCACACTGGGTGCATGAGGGAGCTCACGCAGGTTCTCAAACACCTGGCGCTTCAATGCCTCAATAAACTCTGGTGGGTTGTGGTCATCCACGTTGGTAGGAaggacctcgagcttgtACCTTGGGCCAAAGTACTCCATGTAGCGGTTGAAGGGGAGATCTTCTggcagctcgacgccacACATGATCGAGGTCTCTTTGGTCCACGCCTTGGATACGTTCTTGCTGTCGACGTCAGCTATGTGTGCACACGATATTTGGGTGCCACTCACATGGTGTaaccgccaccgccaaccATCATCACAGGGACGTTGAAGGAGCGCACGTAGCGCGCACACATCGAGTGACCTTCAAGAGTGAGGTTAAAGCCACCGAGCTTGTCACCGGACAGCGAGTCTGCGCCAAGTTGCAAGACGACCGCGCCCGGTCGGAACGTGTCCATGATCTGCTTAATGACCTGCTGTTAGTGGATGATCACATTGCTGATCTCACAGGCTTGAACACCGAGTGGTAGTTGGCGTCTGTGATACCATCGCGCAGCGGGACGTTGACAGCGTAGCCCTTGCCGCGCTTGATGCCTGTGTCCTGCGATTGTCAGCGGCGTACATTGGAAAGCCGTCATCCACTCACACGAACGTCTCCCGTGCCGGGGAAGAACTGGCCGAAACGGTGAAAGGAGCAGGTCATTACGCGGTCTGTCGTGTAGAATGCCTCCTCCACACCATCGCCGTGATgcacgtcgacgtcaatGTAGAGCACGCGCGGGTGGATGCGGAGCAGCTCAAGAATGCCAAGGACACTGGCGTCAGTATCAATCCCAACGTTTCCACCCACATATCGTTGACGTAGCAGAATCCACTAGCCTCCGACTTCTTCGCATGGTGCAGGCCACCTGCCCAGTTGACGGCCACGTCCGCATGGCCAGAGTTAAGCttctcggcggcgccgagggATCCACCAGCAGAGATGGAGCAGAATTCGAAAACACCCTCGAACGCAGGACAGTCCTCACCGGTGAGACCTATATGTTAGCTACATTCTCGAACACATTCAGCCTACTCACACCTCGTACCGCCGCCCGTCAGCGCCTCAGCAGTCTCAGGAGTCACAGCCTCCAGGAGGTCAATATACTCGTCGGTGTGGAACTTGGTCATGTCCGTCTTGGTTGCGCGGCGAGGCCTCTGTCTCCGTCAGCGTCTTCATTCTCGTAGACTCACAAAAACCTGCATAGCCTTGCCTCGGGGCCCGTTCATGATACGACGCTCCCATTTGGCAGCCTCTTGCATCTCCACGTCCATGCTGGCAGTGGGGTCGTtgatggcgcgcgcgccctcTCCCACCTCGTCCGGGGCGTCGTATTCTTGCTCATCGCAGAGACCGTAGTTGCTGACGAGATTGTGCGTCATGCGGATGCGGTGCGGCTTCATGGGATGTGGGAGGGAGAAGTGGTAGTTGCCAACATCGTCTGTGGTCAGCTGTGGGGAGATACAGTGTACACACGGTCATAGAAGCTGAATGTGTCAGTATTGTTTCGCAGCAGGTGGAGGTTACTCACtacgcgacgcggcggcggctgcggtCGGGGTTGTTGAGGTCCGTGGAGACATCCAGCGGCTCAGTCCGTCTGGGATCGGCCAGTGCTGCCATGATGCTAGCTCAGAGcgttggtggtggtggtggtgggagctcgagcagagTGGATGGAGGTTTTGGTCAAGTGCGTCCGGCAAAGACCGGCCTGTCGGATCAAGTGGGGGGAAGATATGAGTAAGTGGGGCTTTGATTGTGCGGCAAGCAAGAATATGTGGGGATAGATGTTCTCGCAAGCTCGCAGTGAGGAGTAATggaagatgaggatggCTGGTGGAGAAGAGTATGATGTGAAGAGTGAAGGCAAGTGAGGAGGGAGCAAGGAGAGATGATGTCCTCACAATCGGCCGTGGGCGGCCATCCGAGGGGCCATGGAGGGCTGTCATGGTGAGAGAGAGCTTTCGGGCATGTCACGTGATGGATGAGGGATAGAATCAAGGTTTCCCACGGTTGATGTCAATGGAGGGCGTGGGGCAGATTATTCTCCTTTTAGTGACGGAGTTGTCCGCCTCGACTTCCCCGCAAGATGTTGGAAGAGATCAAGGCACCCCAGCTTTCCCCGCCACTCTCCAgccaccccccccccccccccccccttgTCCCCCAACCCAAGTCCCGCCGTACAGTACAGTGCACTGTACCACCATACTGTAATCAGCATGACCAGTCAGTGATCAAGACTCCCAGCCGATCAGCCCACCCAACGACTCGATCACAaacccccttccctccctccttcaCGACAACAACCCATCGACTCCACATCAACTCTCTTCCCACCATTGTACCAGCGCTCTAGTAAATATCCATCTGGTCTTGATCAGACTACTCTAGACTCTAGGTAGCTTGCATCTTCCCTCGCCACTCGCATAATGCTGTCGCGGGCGCGTATTAGACTGCGACACTGGCCCAAGCTCACAGCGCGCCTCAACTCGACCGCTGCGCCCACCAGGTCGCCCAAAGACGTAAGTAACGCGTCCCAAGTCTCGACCTCCAGCCTACTGATGCATAAGCTCTTCAACCACCTCTCGCAGTATGTGATCGGTCAggaggcggccaagaaggtcTTGTCGGTGGCGTGAgtctccctctccctccaaGCCGTGCCTAACCGCAGCGTCTTCAATCACTACCGCCGGATCGAGCCTCGCATCAACCCCGTAACCGTAGCGGAGCCGGCGGAGCCGGCGGAGGCCGCACCCGTCTCTCCGGCCATCGACAGCAAGGCCAACGTGCAGGTGCCTGCGTCGTTTGAGGCCGACTACGAGAAGACGAACGGAATTCCCGACGCCACGCGTATTGTCGGAGCGGAGGATGGCGCAGACCCCACCCTCACATATGACACCCTAGTGCGCGAAGAGAAATGGAGCAGTACGTCTGGTAAAGGTGAGTGCTGACGGGAAGCTGCGGCCAACGGCTACTtctcgtcgcgccgccctccccctACGCTTCTGGCGCGGgcggggcggcgggcgctCGAAGCCGCGAGTGCGAACAAAGACTCAAAGACAGAAGAGCGCATGCGGAAGCGCAaagccgaggacgagaagcgcgaAGCTAAGCagcttgaggaggatgcgcgcacgcgacgcgccgacgaACTCAACGAGGCCATGGGCCAGCGACCTTTCCCAgaggacctcgacgtcacTGTCGAGAAGAGCAACGTTCTTGTTGTGTAAGTTGTGCCCACGGAAGGTAGCTGACTGGGAGCGGGCCGACAGGTACAGGCAAGACATTGATGGCCAAGACGCTCGCGCGGGCGTTAGATGTTCCCTTCGTTTCCTGTGACGCAACGACGTATACGCAGGCAGGATGTGAGTGGAGTGAGAGGCAAGTCGCTAACTCGGAgatgttggcgaggacgtggaGAGCTGTATCCTCCGGCTCCTTCAGGCAGCAGATTACGACGTCGCGCGTGCGGAGTGAGCTTCACTTGTTTGCTCCAAGCTAACATGCAGGGTCGGCATTGTGCacatcgacgaggtcgacaaaCTCGCTCGCCGTGGTGgcaacgagctcggcacgTGGGGCGGAGGTCGCGATGTTGGTGGTGAAGGTGTCCAGCAAGCGCTGCTTCGTATTCTCGAGGGTACAACCGTGACGCTCTCCGCGAAGACTGCTCCTATCGGTTCAAACCCGCCTTCCCCGAGCACCCACACCGCGCACTCGAACAGCTCACTTGGGCCAGCCAGCCCACCCAAGTCTGAGTCGACGTTCCCCGAGGCTCCTGAGTGGAACCCCAACAATCCGATGAACCGCACCTTCGGCAACGCGCCGGGCAAGAAAGGGGTGCGCGACGGTCTCCCCGGTTTCAGCGGCGGTGGTCCGCGTGAGATGGACTCGTGGGCAAGCTGACCGCAGCTAACAAGGGCGACACGTACGTCGTGGACACAAGTAACATTCTGTTCATCCTGTCCGGCGCGttcgtcggcctcgaccccATCATCCAGCGCAGGTTGGGCAAGGGAGTGAGCTTGCAGGGTCTTCCTCGTGCTAATCCACAGTCGATCGGCTTTGGAGCGCCGCTCTCGAGTCCCGTGGTCGCCGGCACGCTCAAACCGACGATGGCCGACCTCAAAGACTACGGCCTGATCCCAGAGTTCTTAGGCCGCCTGCCCATCGTGTCTTCACTCCACCCGTTGGCCGTGGACGACTTGGTCCGCATCCTGACCGAGCCACGTAACGCGCTCATCAAGCAGTACAAGGCTCTCTTCCACCGCTACGGCTCTGAACTCGTGTTCACACGCCGTGCACTCCAGGCTATCGCGCAGGAGGGCCTTGATCGCGGGGGGGGCGCTCGTGGTCTCCgcggcgtgctcgaggaggtcctTGTTGACGCCATGTTCGAGGTGCCCGGATCTGTCAGTTTTTTTTCACCGCTACTCACACTGACGACAGAGCGTACGTTACTGCCTCGTTACACAGGCTGCCGTGCAACGCCGCGAGCCGGCCATGTACTTCTCGAGGGGGAACCGGCACGCAATGATGGGCGTcattgaggaggaggacgacctgcGTCGGCGCCCATCGCGGCCGCAGATctttgtcgaggaggaccggTTGCAGGCGGTCGGGTAGAGTAGCATCTTTCATGTTGTAAATCGTTGTCCAAGAAATGCAAGCATCAAGCATAGTGTAGGAGAGAGGTGATGGTAAGATGCCAAGTGAGTTGGCCTGGGATAATGGGGTATCTTTAAACGTGGCGCACGTCTGTGCGTTGTTTCGCCCCATTATTTATGTCTGTGCGGAACAAAACTGCACCTTGCACCCCTCTCAACTTTGCATCAACACTACTGAAATGCCTCGATTGATCATTGAAGAATCGTCGATATGACTGAGCAGCTTGAACTGGGCTCCAGATCCACAAACCCTGCTTCTAATGGTCTTGGAACAGTGTTGCACTAGGTCTGCAGGCCTGCCTACATTGCAGCTGACAGGATGATGATAAGGATAATGAGGGATAAGAAGTGGAATGTAAAGTGCGAGAACGCCATCTCATGCACCCAAAGTACCTAAAACCCTATCCTATTCCTTGATCAGTGTGGTCAACACAAGTCAGCACAGCCGCCGGGTCCAAGCTCACTTCAAGTAATAGGTTGCCCAGTTGCAAGTTGCCAGTTGAAAGATAATCCTttcatcatcatcgtcgtGCATATCTCTCTCGATCCTTGAGATCTCTTCCACCTCTTCTGCCCTTGCCCCATCTCGAAACATCACTCACTATCCTTTACCCAATTACCTGCATATCTACGTATCACCTCGCTCCTCAAACACCCTCAACGCTCACAACGCCCTCCCATACGCCCACCCATGCGCCCACCCATGCGCCCCacgctcctcttcctcgcacTCTTGGCTGCGGTCGTCGCCGAACCCACAGGTTGGAACTTGGCATGCAACCCCAGCCTCTCCGTCTGTAGTCGCTGCACCATCACTTGGACTGGTGCAAGTGCGGTTGTATCTGCGTGAGTCCGTCTTCCACTACTCCTACACTCCACACCCCAAGTCTTTAGTCCTAACCCACAGCAAAGTCGTCGACGCAGCTGGGTCCGGGAGCTCCTGTTCCGTCAGCAAGACCGGCGATTCTTGTACCTGGGATGTCGGCATGGCCCCAGGTAGTGTCGCATCGGTTGTCTTAACCTTGAATGGCACCGACTACTCACATACGCTCGGTGAGGTCGAGTGTGACCCCAACTGTCCAGCATTCGCGGATGTGTGTCCGGGttcaagctcgagcactTCCACCCCCATcaccccttcctcctccaactcTCCTTCCACCACCTTTGAACCCCCTtccagcaccagcaccagcaccagcaccagcaaGAGCACCAGCAACCCTTCCCCCCAAGTATCAGatcccccttcctcccagccagccagcaaGGGCCCCACGACCCCCAAACCTGACCCTGCTGAGACGACCGCGAATGCCGACAAACCAACTAAGCAAGTCAAGACGACGACCAAGGTCTCGACTGCCCCACCCACAGAGCTCACCACAACGGACGAGCAAGGGCGGACCACGACGATCGTTCTCCCTGGTGCTGTCATTaccaccatcaccaccgTAGATGACGAGCCGACCAAGGGCCTCAGCACCGGCACCGTGGCCGCCATTGCGTCCGTGAGCAGTATCGCCGGTCTTGCCCTGATTATTGGCGGGTGGTACGCGTGCCGTAAGAGTCGGCGCCGCAACGAGGAAatggagctcgaggatTCGATCCTGTTCGGGCCTCCCCGCCACGGGTCAGCAGTCAACGACCCGTTCCTCAGCCCTCTGAGCAACGCGACTCCATACGACGCTCAGGAGGTCCTTGGCCCAGTCGCCGGCCAGCGGACGAGTGGGTACGGCGGGCCAGGTATCGCGTCAACCTTCCCGGCACGCTACACGGACCCATATTCGGAGCCGTCGAGTCCGACCATGCGCCCGAGTTCGCGCACGAGTGCGCCGAATTCACCGGTAATGATGCCGCGCAAccgctcggccgcctcccTTGACCGCCTCTCGCGCCCGTCGAGTCTGGTCCTAGTCTCGGAACCCACCGTGTCCGCCAAACCAGCACCACGATACGCAAACGACGACGTTGCCGAGTTCGTTACGACGGGCACGCCAGTTACTATGCGCTCACTCGTCCCTGGGAGGCGGCGCCAGAGCGCTGGCATCCCCGACCGCCCGCGCAGCTGGGTCGACACGGATGATCGGCGTGTGAGCATGACCCACGAGCAGATGGTCACGGCCGTGGCCCGTCAGAGGGATTCGCGCGGGTCGCGGGACCTCGACGCAACGCAGCCGCTGCTGCAGCGCTGATGTGGCAAACGCCAACCAACGTGGACTAGATCTTGGACATTTGTTTAGGCACCTGGGACTAGCTAGGACAGTTACGTCACGAGGTTGGACATGTGATGTGATGTCATTGTTGACGCGCTCCCCGGATGTGACGTGACGTGACGGGTAAATGTGACTCGGTTGTAGCAGAACCCGCAGTGTGGCGGGGTTGAGGTGGTTGGAGCATGGAGCAGAGGTGCTAGACTAAAGGAGCCACCAAACTAGGGGTAGGGGCTGCGAATAGAGAGGGAGAGCACGTCGGAATGGAATGGTCAAGATGGATTGCATGGATTGGATTGATGAATGATATTGAGCATTGAGTGAGCATTGAGCATTGTAGCCCTATATAGCCCTTTAGCCCTATGATCCTATGATCCATGCAGGTTCAGGCGATATGGGATCATGGCAGCATGGCTAGCATGGGGAAAGAGGGCATCAGTTCGTAACCCTGAAAGATGGATGCTTTCAGCCCTTGGAGCGCATTTGGCTAGTATTACTACTACTATTACTATTACTACTACTATTGTCAAAAATGGTCTCCAGTAGCAACAAGTAGCAACATCATCCAACTCTTAACATTccatcatcctccttgTCGTTTCATTTCcatccctcatccacctcgtTCACCTCGTCTACTCAGTTTCTCCTTTCTCTCATTTATCGACTCATTCAAcgcgtcatcctcctccgcccaccCGCGTCGTCTTCTTTCACATCCTTCTCCAAGAACATTGCTCTTTCCTTTGCATTCTATCCGCCCTCGGCCACGTCGCCTGTCCTTACTCCTCCGTCGCTGCCGACTCCCCCCACTCTTGTCAATTCCATTCCCACTCTCTTTCACCATGTTCATCTATAACATCCACTCTCCATCAAAGACATTTGCACTGGCTGCCAAGGGTGGGTTGCGGAAATGCCCGTTCTAACTCGCACAGAGAATGAGGATTGTATCACACTCATCGA
Coding sequences within it:
- a CDS encoding uncharacterized protein (histone deacetylase), with amino-acid sequence MAALADPRRTEPLDVSTDLNNPDRSRRRVAYFYDHDVGNYHFSLPHPMKPHRIRMTHNLVSNYGLCDEQEYDAPDEVGEGARAINDPTASMDVEMQEAAKWERRIMNGPRGKAMQVFRPRRATKTDMTKFHTDEYIDLLEAVTPETAEALTGGGTRCLTGEDCPAFEGVFEFCSISAGGSLGAAEKLNSGHADVAVNWAGGLHHAKKSEASGFCYVNDIVLGILELLRIHPRVLYIDVDVHHGDGVEEAFYTTDRVMTCSFHRFGQFFPGTGDVRDTGIKRGKGYAVNVPLRDGITDANYHSVFKPVIKQIMDTFRPGAVVLQLGADSLSGDKLGGFNLTLEGHSMCARYVRSFNVPVMMVGGGGYTIKNVSKAWTKETSIMCGVELPEDLPFNRYMEYFGPRYKLEVLPTNVDDHNPPEFIEALKRQVFENLRELPHAPSVQMREVSSKPLSRVLGISKDEDDDDPDNELDQRIRKIFRQRNGGGEESESDSDSDVGAHAHRNRSRRQGGLSLRPNPRPRVNGFPSSKRQASMSPDGSEPDGRRKRTFFSSRVGDGTWDPTMLLNGGKAPEDELVNGVKPKLFGGIPETWNVGRTSRAGSPMSVT
- the MCX1 gene encoding uncharacterized protein (C-terminal, D2-small domain, of ClpB protein), with the protein product MLSRARIRLRHWPKLTARLNSTAAPTRSPKDLFNHLSQYVIGQEAAKKVLSVAVFNHYRRIEPRINPVTVAEPAEPAEAAPVSPAIDSKANVQVPASFEADYEKTNGIPDATRIVGAEDGADPTLTYDTLVREEKWSSTSGKEERMRKRKAEDEKREAKQLEEDARTRRADELNEAMGQRPFPEDLDVTVEKSNVLVVGPTGTGKTLMAKTLARALDVPFVSCDATTYTQAGYVGEDVESCILRLLQAADYDVARAEVGIVHIDEVDKLARRGGNELGTWGGGRDVGGEGVQQALLRILEGTTVTLSAKTAPIGSNPPSPSTHTAHSNSSLGPASPPKSESTFPEAPEWNPNNPMNRTFGNAPGKKGVRDGLPGFSGGGPPNKGDTYVVDTSNILFILSGAFVGLDPIIQRRLGKGSIGFGAPLSSPVVAGTLKPTMADLKDYGLIPEFLGRLPIVSSLHPLAVDDLVRILTEPRNALIKQYKALFHRYGSELVFTRRALQAIAQEGLDRGGGARGLRGVLEEVLVDAMFEVPGSSVRYCLVTQAAVQRREPAMYFSRGNRHAMMGVIEEEDDLRRRPSRPQIFVEEDRLQAVG